Within the Arthrobacter sp. UKPF54-2 genome, the region GTAGGTGAGGTCGCCGGCGCAGGGGTGGCGGAGCGCGGCGAAGTGCACGCGGATCTGGTGGGTGCGGCCGGTTTCCAGGTGCACCTCCACCAGCGAGGCCTTGCCGAAGGCTTCCAGCACCTCGTAGTGGGTCACCGAGTCGCGGCCGTCCTCGATCACGGCAAAGCGCCAGTCATGGCCGGGGTGGCGGCCGATCGGGGCGTCAATGGTGCCGGCCAGCGGGTCGGGCAGCCCCTGGACCACCGCGTGGTAGACCTTGTCCACGGTGCGCTCCTTGAAGGCCCGTTTGAGCGCCGTATAGGCGTTCTCGGTCTTGGCCACCACCATCACGCCGGAGGTGCCGACGTCGAGCCGGTGCACGATCCCGGCGCGTTCGGGTGAACCCGAGGTGGAAATCCTGTAGCCGGCGCCGGCCAGGCCGCCGACCACGGTGGGGCCTACCCAGCCGGGCGACGGGTGCGCCGCGACGCCGACGGGTTTGTCGACGACGACGAATTCGTCGTCGTCGAGCAGGATTTTCAGGCCTTCCACGACTTCCTCCACGACTTCCAGGGGGTCCCGGCGTTCCGGCACGACGACGTCGAGCCGGACGCCGGGGCTGAGCTTGAGGGACTTCCCCACGGCCTTGCCGTGGCTGCTGACGTTGCCCTCGGCGATCAGCGTGGCCGCCTGCGAACGGGAGATGTCCATGAGTTTCGCCAGGCCGGCGTCTACCCGGGTGCCGGCCAGCTCCTCGGGGACGGTAAAGTGCAGGGCCGTGTTTGACGGTCCGGTCCCAGGTCCTGTCTCGGCACCGGCCTCAGACATTGTGTTCCCGTCCGTTCTCTTCCAGCGCTGCCGGCTGGGCGGCTGCCGCCGGGTTGGTGCCCTGGTTGTGGCGTGAGCCGTCCAGGCCGATGCCGCGCAGCGTCAGCAGGCAGATCAGCACCACCGAGGAAACCACGGCCGAGTCGGCGATGTTGAAGATCGCAAAGTTGGGCAACTGGATGAAGTCCACTACGTGGCCCATCGCGAACGAGGGCTCGCGGAAGAGGCGGTCGGTCAGGTTGCCCAGGGCGCCGCCCAGCAGCAGGCCCAGCGCCAGCGCCCACCAGGCTGAGCCGAGTTTGCGCAGCTGCAGCAGGATCGCGACGGACACGGCCGCCATGATGATGGTGAAGACCCAGGTGACGTTCTCGCCGATGGAGAACGCGGCACCCGAGTTGCGGATGTAGTACCAGTGCAGCAGCGGCGGCAGCACCGGGATCCGCTCCCCCTCGGTCATGGTGCCGGTGACCCAGAGTTTGGTGAGCTGGTCGAACACGTAGGCGAACACCGCGAATCCGGCGAACAGGGACAGCAGTAGTGCGCGCCGCGGCCGGCGCGCCGGGGGCGTCGCGGCCGCGGACTGTTCGGCATCGGCCGGCCGGGCGGAGTCCGCGGGCCGGGCCGCGTCCGCGGGCCGGGCGGAGTCCGCGGGCCGGGCCGCGTCTGGGGTTGGTGCGTCAGTCATAGTGCTTTCGTTCCGGTGCCGGGAGGGCGGTTAATGCCAAAAGCCGGTGGCCGAGGAGTCCTCAGCCACCGGCTTTCAGAATACTTGCTAAATGTCCTAGTTGGCTTCGACCTCGGGGGCCGCCACCGAACCACGGGCGTCAAGGTCACGCAGCTGGCCTTCGATGTAGGCCTTGAGGCGGGAGCGGTAGTCGCGCTCGAAGCCGCGCAACTGCTCGACCTTGCGCTCCAGGACGGAACGCTGCTGTTCGAGGGCGCCGAGGATCTTGCGGGACTTTTCCTGCGCGTCGTTGACCAGGCTGCTGGCTTCGATCTGCGCCTCGGCAATGATCTTGTCGCGCTGCTGTTCGCCGTCGGCGACGTGCTTGTCGTGCATCTGCTGCGCCATGGCCAGCAGGCCGGCGGCGGACTCAGCCGAGGCGGTGGCAGCGGCGGGGACCGGGGCGGCCACGGGGGCGGGAACCTTCTCGGCTTCCTTCTTCTTGGCGGCTTCGGCGGCCTTGGCCTCGGCTTCTGCCTTGGCGCGGTCTTCTTTTTCGGCCTTGACGGGTGCCGGCACCTTTTCCACGACGGGGGCTGCAGCAGCGGAGCTGGCGGCCGTGCCGGAACCTGCTTCGGCGAGCTTCTTGCGCAGCTCGTCGTTTTCCTGGTTCAGGCGTCGCAGTTCGACGACGATCTCGTCCAGGAAGTCATCAACTTCGTCCTGGTCGTAGCCTTCGCGGAACTTGGTCGGCTGAAAGCGCTTGTTGACAACGTCTTCTGGCGTCAAAGCCATCTGGTCACCTCGTTGGTCTAGTTAGTCAGGAGGCCTTCCGGCCGTCAAAACTACGGTACCTAAATATGGTCTGGTTCCTCTAATTCAACACCGCAGTGTCAAACCGGAGTTTTTAATCTTTTTAGCGGGCGGAGCTGGTCCGCCGCCGGGCTTAGGTGGCGATCGGCTGGGCGTACGTGAAGTACCTAGCGATGCCCATGGCCACCGAAACGGCCAGGAAGAGCACCAGGAACGCCAGGTCCAGCGAGATTCCGCCGAGCCGCAACGGCGGGAGAACCCGGCCGAGGAGTTTGAGGGGCCTGTCCGTGACGGAGTAGACGGCATGGGCGGTGACGAGGGCCACGCCGCGCGGACGCCAACTGCGGGCGAACATCTGCACCCAGTCGAAGATCAGGCGGATGATCAGGGCGACGAAAAAGAGCAGCAGCGCGATATAGACCAGTCCGAAAACAATTCCCATGCGTTAGCTCATATCTCCATGATCATTCCGGATACCGCAGTAGCCCGACAGTGGTTGCGCATCCATTCCAGCACGTCTCTTCCAGCACGGAAAGTCGGGCACGGATGCCGGGCAGGTTTCCCTGCCCGGCATCCGTGCCCGGATCCTGGACTAGCTCTGGTTGAAGAAGCTGGCCTGCGTCTCGCTGATCTTCTTGTCGTCGCCGATAACTTCGACGTACGACGGCGAGAGCAGGAACACCTTGTTGGTCACGCGTTCGATGCTTCCGCGCAGGCCGAACACGAGGCCGGCGGAGAAGTCCACGAGCCGCTTGGCGTCCGCTTCGCCCATGTCGGTGACGTTCATGATGACGGGGATGCCGTCACGGAAGCTTTCGCCGATCAGCTTGGCGTCGTTGTAGGACCGCGGATGGATCGTGGTGATCTGCCGGAGGCCGGTGGTTTCGTCGCGGCTGGCAGCCGCTCGCTTGATGGGTGTCACGGGTGCGCGGTATTCCTCTTCAGCGGCGTAGGGCTCTTCCCGGGTGGCCTCGCGGACGGGGGCCGGCGCGCGGCGCTCCTCGCGGTCGTGCTCCATGGAATCGTCCTCATCCTTGTGCGGGGTGTGATGCTCGGACTCGTAGTGTTCGTCGCCATCAGCGAGCCCAAGATAGATCATTGTCTTGCGCAGAGCGCCAGCCATGGTCGACTCCTAATCGTGTCCGTTAGGCGGGCCGCTTTGGTGACTTGACTGTGTTGGAGTCGCTGTCTTCTAAACATTGCATTGGAATCCCCGCCATTACCTTCCAATACGTCGAACCTACCGTAGTGCCGGGCGTGGACCGAGAATATCGGAGCCAATTCGTAGGTGTGTCGCCCCGAAACGGACGGCCGCTTCGAGGTCCTGGCTCATGCCGGCTGAAATGGCGGTGGCCTGCGGATATTCGCCGCGGAGCCGGGCGGAGATTTCGGCCAGCTTTTCGAACGCCGCTTCCGGTGCGGCACCGAGCGGCGCCACGGCCATGACCCCGGCCAGCCTCAGGCCCTGGGACCCGGCGAGCTCCGCGGCCAGGGCGGGGACGTCGGCGGGCAGGGCGCCGCCGCGGTGGCCGTCGGCGTCGTCCTCCAGGCTGACCTGGATGAAGCACTCAAGGTCGGCTCGCAAGGTGCGTTCCTGCTCGGTGCGCACCGCCTTGGCCAAGGCGGCGACCAGCGGGAGGCGGTCCACGGAGTGCACGGCATGGGCGTAGCGCACAACGGACTTGGCCTTGTTGCTTTGGAGCTGGCCGATGAAGTGCCAGCGCAGCCGCAGCTCCTCGAGCCGGGCGGCCTTGTCCGCTGCCTCCTGGTCCCGGTTCTCGCCGACGTCGGTGACGCCCAGGGCGGCCAGCCGCGCGACGTCCTCGGCGGGGTGGAACTTGGTGACCACAATCAGTTGCGGCGGGTCGGCCTGGCGCCCGGCGCCGGCCACGGCGGCGTCGATACGTTGCCGGACGGCCGCGAGTGCCCCGCGCAACTCGGCGAGCCGCGGGTCGTGACCTGCGGGCCCGGCCGCGGGGGCGCTCACGCGCCCGCCCGGTCTGGGGCGGTCCAGACGAGGCCGGCGAACCGGCCCGTGTGGTTGTTGCGGCGGTAGGAGAACAGTCCGGTGTCCTCCCGGGTGCAGCCGCCGGAATATTCGACGGCGACGCCGGCGGCCTCCAGCTGGCTGCGGACCCCGGCGGGCAGGTCGAGGCCCGGCGTCCCCTGGGAGGTGGTGAACCAGGTGGCCGGAACGATCGCCGCAACGTCTGCGCGCATGCCTTCCGGGACCTCGTAGCACTTTCCGCAGATGGACGGGCCGATCCAGGCGCTGATGCCCGTGGCGCCGAGGGCGCGCATGCGTTCCACGGCGGCGGGTACCACCCCGGCAGCCAGGCCGGGGCGGCCGGCGTGCACCACCCCCAGTACGGGGGCCGCGGACGTGTCCCCGCGGTGCTCCCCCACCAGCACAACCGGCACACAGTCGGCCACCATCACGGCCAGCGGCTCCCCGGCGGACACCATGGCATCCGCCGTCGGGGCGGGCCCGGCCTCCGGGCCTGCGGGGCCGGCAACAACGGCGACGTCGTTGCCGTGGACCTGGTTCATAAACCGGAAATGCCCGGACCCGAGTCCGGCGGCGTGTTCGAGGGCTTCGCGGCGGGTGCGCACCGCGTCCGGATCATCGCCGACATGGAGCGCCAGGTTGCCGGCCGCAGCGTTCGTGAAGGCCGCCCAGACGCCGGGCCGTACCTCTGCTCGCCAGGAAAACACTCAGCCCACCGCCACGTTAGGAACCTGCACTGTTGAAATCTTCATACCCAACACCGTAACCCGCCAAAGCACCATGGCACCGCCCGGGGGCAGTGCCATGGTGCTGATTGCAGTGGGTGGACCGCCGGCCTACTTCAGGAAGTCGGGCACATCCAGGTCGTCCGAGTGGCGGCCGGAGAGGTCCGGCTCAACTACGGAGGGAAGGTCAACGTCGAACCCCGAGTCGGCCGGCACGGCCGAGTGACGCTGCTGGCCCCAGTTGCTGAGCCCCGAGGCTCCCACGCCGGCGTGCAGCGGCTGGACCGGCGCCGAGGCGGGAGCCTGGGCCGGAGCCGGCGCCGGAGCGGCGGGACGCGCGGGGGCGGGCTGGGACTGGTCCATCGAGGGCGAGGTGGCCTTGACGTCGTCGAACCCGGCGGCGATCACGGTCACGCGGGCCTCGTCGCCGAGGGCGTCGTCGATCACGGCGCCGAAGATGATGTTGGCCTCCGGGTGTGCCACTTCCTGCACCAGGCGGGCGGCCTCATTGATTTCGAACAGGCCGAGGTCTGAACCGCCCTGGATGGACAGCAGCACACCGTGCGCGCCGTCGATGGAGGCTTCCAGCAGCGGAGACGCGATGGCGAGTTCGGCGGCCTTGACGGCGCGGTCTTCGCCGCGGGCCGAGCCGATGCCCATCAGCGCCGAGCCCGCACCCTGCATCACGGACTTGACGTCCGCGAAGTCCAAGTTGATCAGGCCCGGGGTGGTGATCAGGTCGGTGATGCCCTGGACACCGGAGAGCAGGACCTGGTCGGCAGAGCGGAACGCGTCCAGCACCGAGACGTTCCGGTCGCTGATCGAGAGCAGCCGGTCGTTCGGGATGACGATCAGGGTGTCGACCTCGTCGCGGAGGGCGTCGATGCCGGCTTCCGCAGAGCCCGCGCGGCGGCGGCCCTCAAAGGTGAACGGGCGGGTCACGACGCCGATGGTCAGCGCGCCCAGGGACCGGGCGATGCGGGCCACGACGGGCGCGCCGCCGGTGCCGGTGCCGCCGCCTTCGCCGGCGGTGACGAAGACCATGTCCGCGCCGCGGATGACCTCTTCGATTTCGTCAGCGTGGTCCTCCGCTGCCTGCCGGCCGACCTCAGGGTTCGCACCGGCGCCCAGGCCGCGGGTCAGCTCGCGGCCGACGTCGAGCTTGACGTCGGCGTCGGACATCAACAGCGCCTGCGCGTCGGTGTTGATGGCGATGAATTCGACGCCGCGGAGACCGACTTCGATCATGCGGTTGACTGCGTTCACGCCACCGCCGCCGATGCCGACGACCTTGATGACGGCCAAGTAATTCTGCGGAGCTGCCACGTTACGTGTCCCTTGTTCGTGTTCTGTGCGAAAACTGATGGAGTCGGGCTTGAAGCTTTGAACCTTAACCTTCGACTTGAAGGTTATAGTTATGTCAAGTAACTCATGTCTGTGACGCTATTTCCTATGCCGGGGACATTCAATAACCGGCTCCGCGTGTCGCGGTAATACCGGGGAAATGCCGTCCGATTCTGCCTTTGCGGCTGCTTTGGTGCCGCGCCGGATAGCGGCGGAAGCACCGGTTCTACTATCGCCCGGGTCCGCGGGCCGGTAAGTGATTCACGGCTATCGGGTTACCGGGTGCCTCGGCACACTGACGTCGTAGACCCGGACCGGATTCTTCGGGTCAGCCGGCGCCTTCAGGAGGGCGGCGAGGACCTTCGCCTTGAGTTCCTTCTCCCCCGCGTTGCCCCAGACGATCGTCTGGCCATCCACGAGCTTGAGCTCCACCGCGTCCACGGACTTGGCCGAGGCGTCGGAAAGCCTGGCGAGCACGTCGGGCGGAAGCGCCCCCAGAACCGCCGTGACGGCGTGGAACAGCTCCTTGGGCAGGGCACCGCCGCCGCTGTCGATCACCGGCAGCTTGACCGAGTCCGGGTCTGTGGTGGTGCCGAGCTGGACGCCGTCAACGTCCACCAGCTGGAAGGCTTCGCCCTGTTTGAGCAGCGCCACCGGCACACGTTCGGTGATTTTCACCTGCAGCGTGGACGGGGGCCGCGCCTGGGTGGTGACCGCCTTGACCTGGACCAGCGGCTGCAGCAGCCCGGTGACCTGTTCATCGCTGATCTGTGGCAGCGGCTTGCCCTGCAGCGGCGCCAGGGCGGCTTTGACCTGCTCCGGCGTGAGCATCCGGGTCCCCTCTACCGTGACAGTCCGGACGGCCAGCCAGGGCGAGTAGACGGCTGCCGCCACGATGGCGGCGAGCAGCACCGCGATCACCGCCGCCATGCTGAGCACGATCCGGCGGCGCCGCTTGGCTTTCGGCTCCGGGAAGGAGAGCACCTTGCCGGGCGGGGGCTCCGGCGTGGCGCCGCCGGCCGGGCCGGCGCCAGAGTCCGTTTTCGACGCGGAAATGACGTCCGGCAGCCCCCGGGAGGGGTAGCCGGGCCGGCGTGAGTTAGCCACCCGGTGCCTCGGCTTTCAGCGCCTCGACGATGAGCGGGCCGTAGGCGGTGACATCGCCGGCGCCGGCCGTGAGTACGATGTCGCCCGGCGCGGCGGTGTCGAGCACGGCCCGGACGGCTTCCTGGCCGGGGCCAACGAGCCGGCCGTGGGAGCCGAGGTGGTCGGCGATCAGCTGGCTGGTGACGCCGGGGATGGGGTCTTCCCGGGCCGGGTAGATGTCCAGCACCAGGGCCGTGTCCGCGGCGTTCAGGGCCTCCGCGAACTCCTGCGCGAATTCGCGGGTGCGGGAGAACAGATGCGGCTGGAACAGCACGTGGACCCGGTGGTCGCCGGCCACCGAGCGGGCGGCGGCGAGGGCGGCGCGCACTTCGGTGGGATGGTGGGCGTAGTCGTCGTACACCCGCACGCCCGCGACCTCGCCCTTGAATTCAAAGCGGCGCGCGGCGCCGGAGAAGGCCGCCAGGGCGCCGGCCGCGGCCTCCGGGGCGACACCAAGCTCCAGCGCCACCGCGAAGGCAGCGGCGGCGTTGAGGGCGTTGTGCCGGCCCGGCACCTGGAGGTCCACGGCGAAGCGTCCCGCCGGCGTCGTGATCCAGACGTCGCCCGGGCCGCCGTCGTGTAGCTTCACTTCGGCGTCCTCGGCCGTCCCGTAAAGGACCACCCGGGTGGTGGCCCGCTCCCGGGTGCGCATCGCCAGGGCCCGGGCGCCGTCGTCGTCGGCGCAGGCCACCAGCAGGCCGTCGGCCGGGAGCAGGGCGGTGAAGCGGTCGAACGAGGCATACACGGCCTCGGCGGTGCCGTAGTGATCCAGGTGGTCGGGTTCGACGTTGGTCACGACGGCGATTTGCGGGCGGTAGTTCAGGAACGAGCCGTCCGACTCGTCGGCTTCCGCGACGAAGACTGGGGATGTCCCGGAGGCAGCGTTCACGCCCAGGGCGGGCACGTTGGCGCCGATGGCGAAGGACGGATCCAGCCCGGCACCCTGCAGGAGCACCGTGATCATCGACGTGGTGGTCGATTTGCCGTGCGTGCCCGCGACCGTGATGGCGGTGTCCTGGGCCATCGTCGCGGCCAGGGCCTCGGAGCGGTGCAGCACGGGCAGGCCCGCGGCGCGGGCCGCGGCCAGTTCGGGGTTGTCCGGGCGGATGGCCGAACCCGCGACGACGGTCTGGGCATCGGCCAGGTTCGCCGCGTCGTAGCCGACGGCAATCCGGGCCCCGGCCGTGGCCAGCTCGGCCATGACCGGAAGGTCCTTGGCGTCCGAGCCGCTCACCGGCAGTCCGCGGGCCACCATGATGCGGGCGACGGCGGACATCCCCACCCCGCCGATGCCGATGAAGTGCACGCGCCCCAGCGAGTCCTGTGTGCGCGCCGCCGGCGGGGCGCCGTTCTGGGCCTGGGTCATTGGGATACCGCTTCCTGCCTGCTGTTCATTGTTGCTGCTGTTCACTGGTGCTGCTGTTCACTGGTGCTGGCGTCACGTCCGGGCGCGGCCTGCGCGGCCTCGAGGACCAGGGCGGCCATCCGCCGGTCGGCGTCCCGGATGCCCTGCTGTTCGGCGTCGGCGGCCATCCGTTCCAGCCGGGGGCCGTCGCCCAGCAGCGGGATGAGGTTCTCGCCCACCCAGCCGGCGTCGAATGCCGCGTCCTCGACCAGGAGTGCGGCGCCGGCGTTCACGAGGCCCGCAGCGTTCAGGGCCTGTTCCCCGTTGCCGATCGGCAGGGGTACAAAGACCGCCGGTACGCCGACGGCGGCGACCTCGCACACAGTCGCGGCGCCGGAACGCGCCAGCAGCAGGTCGGCGGCGGCGTAGGCCAGCTCCATGCCGTCGACGTACTCCACCTGGCGGTAGCCGGGAGCGGCCAGCAGTTTGCCCTGTGCGTCGTGCACGGTCTTGCCACGTCCGGTGATGTGCAGGGTCTGGATTCCGGCGTCGGCCAGCGCGCCCACAGAGGCGGCGATGGCGCGGTTGATGCTTTGCGCGCCGGACGAGCCGCCGGTGACGATCAGGGTGGGCTTGTGCTGTTCCAGCAAGAGCGCGGTGCGGGCGGCCGCCCGGGCGGCCTTGCGGTCCAGGCCGGAAATTTCGCGCCGCATCGGCATGCCAACGTGGCGTGCCCCGCGGATCCTGGTCTGCGCGAACGCGACGGCGACGTGCCGGCTCAGCCGGGCCCCGACGCGGTTCGCGAGCCCGGCCCGGGTGTTGGCTTCGTGCACCACGATCGGGATTTTGCGGCGCCACGCGGCCAGGTACATGGGCGTGCAGACGTAGCCGCCGACGCCCACAAGGACGTCCGCCCGGGCCTCGTCCAGGATGGTGCCGGCTTGCCGCACGGCGGCGGCCAGCTTGCCGGGGAGCCGGAGCAGCTCTACCGAGGGCTTGCGCGGAAACGGCACGCGGCTGACGGTGGCCAGTTCCAGCCCTGCGGCCGGAACCAGCCGGGCTTCCATCCCGCCGGGGGTGCCGACGGCCAGCAGCTGTGCCTCGGGGCGGACCTCGAGGATGGCGTTGGCGATGGCCAGCAGCGGGCTGATGTGCCCGGCGGTGCCGCCGCCGGCGAGGACGACGGACAGGGACGACTCGGTCTTCATGGGGCTAGCTGCGCTTTCGTGCGGGGTTCTTGGGGGCGGGGGTCCTGGCGCCGGGCTTCCGGGCGGCAGAGCTTCCGGCGGCGCTGCGGGAAGGAGGTGTCGTTGCGGCGGTGCGGGCCGCCGGCCCGGGCTTGGCGGCCGGGCGCTGGGTTCCCCGCCGCGCCGCCGCCTGCTTGCGGAGCACCTTGGCGAACCCGGCGGGCCCGAATTTGAACATCCCCTTCGGCTGCATGTTCGGTTCCATCTGGGCCCGGGCCAAAGACAACACTACGCCGATGGCACACAGCGACATCAGCAGGGCCGAGCCCCCGTAGGAAATGAAGGGCAGCGGGATGCCGACCACAGGGAGCAGCCCGGTGACCACGGCCATGTTGATCGCGGCCTGCCCGAGCAGCCACACCATGATGGCACCGGCGAGGACCCGGTGGAACAGGTCCTGCTGGGCCACCACCACGCGGTAGATGGCGGTGCCCAGGATCGCGAAGAGGACCAGCACGACGATGGTGCCGATCAGGCCGAGTTCCTCACCGATGATGGCGAAGATGAAGTCGTTGTGGGCTTCCGGGATCCAGCTGTACTTCTGCCGGCTTTGTCCCAGCCCGACGCCGAACCAGCCGCCGGACGCCAGGGCGTAGAGTCCGTTGGTGGACTGGTAGTTCACGTCCGAGCCGTCGGCACAGGTTTGGCCGGTCCAGGACAGGATGCGGCAGACCCGGTTGGGGCTGGTGATGGCCAGCACGGCGGTTCCGACGGCCAGGACCACCCCGGCGATGCCGAACAGGTACAGCCGGACGCCGGCGAAAAACAGGGCCGCGGCAGTGATCAGCATGACGATCATCGCCGTGCCAAGGTCGTTGCCCATCAGGATCAGGCCGATGATGCCGGCAGCCCCCGGGAGCACAACGGGGACCAGGGCGTGCTTGGCCTGGTCGAGGAGTTTGGCCTTGGCGTGCAGCACCGTGGCCATCCACAGCGCCAGCGCCAGTTTGGCCGCTTCGGAGGGCTGGAAGGTGAAAGGCCCGACGTCGATCCAGTTCTGGTTGCCGAGGGCGCTGCGGCCCACGAGGAGCACCAGGACCAGCAGGATAAAGGCGGCGATGATGGCGAACCAGGCACCGCGTTTGAGCCAGACGACGTTGACGCGGGAGAGCACGAACATACAGAACACGCCGATGCCGGCGAAGAGGCTTTGCTTGCCAGCGGCGGTGTAGGCCGATTCCCCCGCGGCGATGGCCTCCACGCTGGAGGCTGAGAGCACCATCATGATGCCGATCGCCGTGAGCGCGAGGGTGGAGCCCAGGATGAGGTAGTAGGTGGAGCCGTTCCGGGACTTGCCGGTCCCCTCCAGGGCGGACCAGAAGCCGCGGTACCAGCCCCGGACCCGGGCCGCCGGACGCGGCCCGGCGGCGGGTACTGCCGTTCCGGTAGTCCCGGCAGTGGCTGTTCCTGTCTTGCTGCCTGCGGTTCTGCCTGTTGATGCCCCTGTGGCAGGGGTCCGTGCCGCCGTGGGCCGGGTGGGCGTGCTGACCATTACTACTCCTCGGTGGTCTGAGCCTGCCCTTCCACGAGCTCGCGGACAGCTTCGATAAAGGCGTCGCCACGGTGAGCGTAGGAAGAGAACTGATCCATGGACGCAGCTGCCGGGGCCAGGAGCACAGTGTCCCCGGAGGTGGCCAGCTGTGCCGCCGACGCCACGGCCCGCGCCATCACGGTCTCGCCGAAGATCGGCGAGGGACCCGCGTTGGCGTGGGCAGTTCCGGCAGTCTGCACCTCTTCAGTGTCGCCCTTGGCGTGGCCGATCACGGGGACATCGGGCGCGTGTCGCTGCAGCGAGGCGAGCAGGTCCGAGGAGTCCGCTCCGATCAGCACCACGGCCTTGAGCCGCGGGGCGTTGTCCCGGACCAGTGCGTCGTAATTCACACCCTTGGACAGGCCGCCGGCGATCCACACCACGTTTTCGAACGCGGACAGCGAGGCGGCGGCGGCGTGCGGGTTGGTGGCCTTCGAGTCGTTGATCCAGAGCACGCCCTCATGGCGGGCGACCGGCTGGATGCGGTGGTCCCCCGGCAGGTAGTTCTGCAGGCCCTGGCGCACGGCGCCCGGCTCGACGCCGTAGGCGCGCACGAGGGCGGCCGCGGCGAGGGCGTTGGCCACCATGTGCCGCGGCGCCACCGGGCCGAGGTCGGCCATCGAGGCCAGTTCGGCGGCGCTGTCCTTCCGTTCGGGGATGAAGGCCCGGTCCACGAGCAGGCCCTCGACCACGCCGAGCATGCTGATGGCCGGGGTGAGCGTAGTGAAGGCCACCGCGCGGCAGCCCTCGACGACGTCGGCGTCCTCCACCATACGCTCGGTTTCGATCTGCTCGGCGTTGTAGATGCACGCCTTCTGGGTCCGTTCGTACACCTTGGCTTTGTCCGCCAGGTACGAATCATAGGAGCCGTGCCAGTCGACGTGGTCCTCGGCGACGTTGAGGCACACACTGGCCACCGGCGACACGGAATGGCTCCAGTGCAGCTGGAAGCTGGAGAGCTCCACGGCGAAGACGTCGTAGTCGACCGGGTCGCGGAGGGCGTCCAGGATGGGGGTGCCGACGTTGCCGACGGCGATCGCCTTGAGCCCGGCGGCCTGCAGCATGGATTCGGTCAGGCCGACCGTGGTGGTC harbors:
- the ftsZ gene encoding cell division protein FtsZ; the protein is MAAPQNYLAVIKVVGIGGGGVNAVNRMIEVGLRGVEFIAINTDAQALLMSDADVKLDVGRELTRGLGAGANPEVGRQAAEDHADEIEEVIRGADMVFVTAGEGGGTGTGGAPVVARIARSLGALTIGVVTRPFTFEGRRRAGSAEAGIDALRDEVDTLIVIPNDRLLSISDRNVSVLDAFRSADQVLLSGVQGITDLITTPGLINLDFADVKSVMQGAGSALMGIGSARGEDRAVKAAELAIASPLLEASIDGAHGVLLSIQGGSDLGLFEINEAARLVQEVAHPEANIIFGAVIDDALGDEARVTVIAAGFDDVKATSPSMDQSQPAPARPAAPAPAPAQAPASAPVQPLHAGVGASGLSNWGQQRHSAVPADSGFDVDLPSVVEPDLSGRHSDDLDVPDFLK
- a CDS encoding DivIVA domain-containing protein, coding for MALTPEDVVNKRFQPTKFREGYDQDEVDDFLDEIVVELRRLNQENDELRKKLAEAGSGTAASSAAAAPVVEKVPAPVKAEKEDRAKAEAEAKAAEAAKKKEAEKVPAPVAAPVPAAATASAESAAGLLAMAQQMHDKHVADGEQQRDKIIAEAQIEASSLVNDAQEKSRKILGALEQQRSVLERKVEQLRGFERDYRSRLKAYIEGQLRDLDARGSVAAPEVEAN
- a CDS encoding cell division protein SepF translates to MAGALRKTMIYLGLADGDEHYESEHHTPHKDEDDSMEHDREERRAPAPVREATREEPYAAEEEYRAPVTPIKRAAASRDETTGLRQITTIHPRSYNDAKLIGESFRDGIPVIMNVTDMGEADAKRLVDFSAGLVFGLRGSIERVTNKVFLLSPSYVEVIGDDKKISETQASFFNQS
- a CDS encoding FtsQ-type POTRA domain-containing protein → MANSRRPGYPSRGLPDVISASKTDSGAGPAGGATPEPPPGKVLSFPEPKAKRRRRIVLSMAAVIAVLLAAIVAAAVYSPWLAVRTVTVEGTRMLTPEQVKAALAPLQGKPLPQISDEQVTGLLQPLVQVKAVTTQARPPSTLQVKITERVPVALLKQGEAFQLVDVDGVQLGTTTDPDSVKLPVIDSGGGALPKELFHAVTAVLGALPPDVLARLSDASAKSVDAVELKLVDGQTIVWGNAGEKELKAKVLAALLKAPADPKNPVRVYDVSVPRHPVTR
- a CDS encoding YggT family protein — its product is MGIVFGLVYIALLLFFVALIIRLIFDWVQMFARSWRPRGVALVTAHAVYSVTDRPLKLLGRVLPPLRLGGISLDLAFLVLFLAVSVAMGIARYFTYAQPIAT
- the lspA gene encoding signal peptidase II, which gives rise to MTDAPTPDAARPADSARPADAARPADSARPADAEQSAAATPPARRPRRALLLSLFAGFAVFAYVFDQLTKLWVTGTMTEGERIPVLPPLLHWYYIRNSGAAFSIGENVTWVFTIIMAAVSVAILLQLRKLGSAWWALALGLLLGGALGNLTDRLFREPSFAMGHVVDFIQLPNFAIFNIADSAVVSSVVLICLLTLRGIGLDGSRHNQGTNPAAAAQPAALEENGREHNV
- a CDS encoding YggS family pyridoxal phosphate-dependent enzyme; protein product: MSAPAAGPAGHDPRLAELRGALAAVRQRIDAAVAGAGRQADPPQLIVVTKFHPAEDVARLAALGVTDVGENRDQEAADKAARLEELRLRWHFIGQLQSNKAKSVVRYAHAVHSVDRLPLVAALAKAVRTEQERTLRADLECFIQVSLEDDADGHRGGALPADVPALAAELAGSQGLRLAGVMAVAPLGAAPEAAFEKLAEISARLRGEYPQATAISAGMSQDLEAAVRFGATHLRIGSDILGPRPALR
- the murC gene encoding UDP-N-acetylmuramate--L-alanine ligase, coding for MTQAQNGAPPAARTQDSLGRVHFIGIGGVGMSAVARIMVARGLPVSGSDAKDLPVMAELATAGARIAVGYDAANLADAQTVVAGSAIRPDNPELAAARAAGLPVLHRSEALAATMAQDTAITVAGTHGKSTTTSMITVLLQGAGLDPSFAIGANVPALGVNAASGTSPVFVAEADESDGSFLNYRPQIAVVTNVEPDHLDHYGTAEAVYASFDRFTALLPADGLLVACADDDGARALAMRTRERATTRVVLYGTAEDAEVKLHDGGPGDVWITTPAGRFAVDLQVPGRHNALNAAAAFAVALELGVAPEAAAGALAAFSGAARRFEFKGEVAGVRVYDDYAHHPTEVRAALAAARSVAGDHRVHVLFQPHLFSRTREFAQEFAEALNAADTALVLDIYPAREDPIPGVTSQLIADHLGSHGRLVGPGQEAVRAVLDTAAPGDIVLTAGAGDVTAYGPLIVEALKAEAPGG
- a CDS encoding polyphenol oxidase family protein, yielding MFSWRAEVRPGVWAAFTNAAAGNLALHVGDDPDAVRTRREALEHAAGLGSGHFRFMNQVHGNDVAVVAGPAGPEAGPAPTADAMVSAGEPLAVMVADCVPVVLVGEHRGDTSAAPVLGVVHAGRPGLAAGVVPAAVERMRALGATGISAWIGPSICGKCYEVPEGMRADVAAIVPATWFTTSQGTPGLDLPAGVRSQLEAAGVAVEYSGGCTREDTGLFSYRRNNHTGRFAGLVWTAPDRAGA
- a CDS encoding RluA family pseudouridine synthase, translated to MDISRSQAATLIAEGNVSSHGKAVGKSLKLSPGVRLDVVVPERRDPLEVVEEVVEGLKILLDDDEFVVVDKPVGVAAHPSPGWVGPTVVGGLAGAGYRISTSGSPERAGIVHRLDVGTSGVMVVAKTENAYTALKRAFKERTVDKVYHAVVQGLPDPLAGTIDAPIGRHPGHDWRFAVIEDGRDSVTHYEVLEAFGKASLVEVHLETGRTHQIRVHFAALRHPCAGDLTYGADPRLAATLGLTRQWLHARQLSFDHPRTGERVTVTSEYPQDLRYALEVLESGEA